The genomic interval TATGCTTTATTGGATACACCGGCAGATTCAAAGCTGGCCATTTCATTCAGGAAATTGACGGCAGACCGGATCAGGGGATAAGCTACCGCCGCCCCGGTTCCTTCTCCTAAACGCATGCCCAGCTGCAGCAAAGGTACAGCATTCAGATGGGCCAGCATCAGCTGATGCCCCTGCTCATTGGACTGATGCGTGAAGATGCAGTAATCCAGGATATGCTTATCTAATCCGGATGCCACCAGCAACGCGGAAGTGGAAATAAACCCGTCCACCAGGATGATCATACCTGCCGCAGCTGCCTGCAACATGGCGCCACACATCATGGCGATCTCAAAGCCGCCGAAAGTGCTTAATACCTGCAGAGGCGTCTTCTCAATGCCCTTATGGTGTGCTACTGCTTCGGAGAGGATCGCGCACTTCTTTGCCAATCCTTCATCATCCAGTCCCGTTCCCCGGCCTATGCATTGCGCCAGCGGGATATCGCAAAGCAGGCTCATAATGATAGCTGCGGAAGAAGTATTGCTGATACCCATCTCGCCAAAGCCGATCACATTACAACCTTCCTGGTGTATCTCCCTGACGATGGCCGCGCCCTTCTCAATAGCTTCCCGGCACTGGATCATTGTCATGGCCGGTTCATGCAGATAGCTTTTAGTACCCATACCTACTTTCGCATGTATAAGACCGGGATGCTGATGGAAGTCGAAGTTCACGCCCGCATCTACTACGCGGATCTGCATCCCATGCTGCCGGGTAAAAACATTGATACCGGCGCCGCCCTGTAAGAAGTTAAACACCATCTGGTAAGTCACTTCCTGCGGGAAGGGACTTACGCCTTCCTTTGCTATGCCATGATCGCCGGCAAAGACAACAAT from Chitinophaga filiformis carries:
- the cobT gene encoding nicotinate-nucleotide--dimethylbenzimidazole phosphoribosyltransferase, producing MATFNIPPVNKDIAAALQHKIDNKTKPLGSLGQLEKIALQAGAIQQTLSPALQQPTIVVFAGDHGIAKEGVSPFPQEVTYQMVFNFLQGGAGINVFTRQHGMQIRVVDAGVNFDFHQHPGLIHAKVGMGTKSYLHEPAMTMIQCREAIEKGAAIVREIHQEGCNVIGFGEMGISNTSSAAIIMSLLCDIPLAQCIGRGTGLDDEGLAKKCAILSEAVAHHKGIEKTPLQVLSTFGGFEIAMMCGAMLQAAAAGMIILVDGFISTSALLVASGLDKHILDYCIFTHQSNEQGHQLMLAHLNAVPLLQLGMRLGEGTGAAVAYPLIRSAVNFLNEMASFESAGVSNKA